One genomic window of Elaeis guineensis isolate ETL-2024a chromosome 2, EG11, whole genome shotgun sequence includes the following:
- the LOC105057252 gene encoding non-specific lipid transfer protein GPI-anchored 16 → MKRISIVISLLAAILTAPMTPVSGQSTTACTSSLISSFTPCLNYLLGSTNGGGSPTAECCKSLASLVTSSTDCACLILTGNVPLLLPINRNLAISLPRLCRSTSVPLQCSGTAMPLPSPGPYAFSPSLPPLPPTQSEPLPPLPTPTSPLEPTSLSPSSPLEPASPPPVIGDADQGQRPLVLPSSAMKPSHIFSASILPLLVIGIMLFDKF, encoded by the exons ATGAAGCGCATTAGCATTGTAATCTCACTATTAGCGGCCATTTTGACTGCACCCATGACTCCGGTCTCCGGCCAGAGCACAACAGCATGCACAAGTTCCCTGATCAGTAGCTTCACTCCATGCCTAAATTACCTCTTGGGAAGCACCAATGGTGGTGGTTCCCCGACCGCCGAGTGTTGCAAGTCTCTAGCGTCGCTCGTCACCAGCAGCACCGACTGTGCGTGCCTCATATTGACGGGGAATGTTCCATTGCTCCTCCCTATCAACCGGAATCTCGCCATATCGCTTCCTCGCCTGTGTAGATCGACGTCGGTGCCCCTGCAATGCTCAG GCACAGCCATGCCACTTCCTAGTCCAG GCCCCTACGCATTTtccccttctcttccccctcttc CTCCAACGCAATCTGAGCCACTACCACCATTGCCAACACCAACATCACCATTGGAGCCAACATCTCTATCACCATCATCACCATTGGAGCCCGCATCTCCTCCACCGGTGATCGGGGATGCTGACCAGGGACAACGTCCACTTGTGCTGCCAAGCTCTGCGATGAAGCCTTCACATATCTTCTCAGCATCCATTTTACCACTGCTTGTAATTGGAATCATGTTGTTTGATAAGTTCTAA